From the genome of Nicotiana sylvestris chromosome 2, ASM39365v2, whole genome shotgun sequence, one region includes:
- the LOC104225064 gene encoding uncharacterized protein, whose amino-acid sequence MATTLNKTLLDLSKLEPLDGNNYKRWSQIFLIFFEQLEVDYVLFNDPPADIVADNSNFANIVVADDATKKKFEKDNKAVRGHLLNHMTSPLFDLFINYKSAKVTWDSLEKKYGADDAGKNKYVVGKWIKFQMVEDKPIMEQVHEYEILIADVLNEGMEMCEILQANVVLEKFPPSWNDYRNQLKHKKKKLNSSRADQSHED is encoded by the coding sequence ATGGCCACCACTTTGAACAAAACACTTCTTGATCTGTCAAAGCTTGAGCCTTTAGACGGAAACAATTATAAGCGTTGGTCCCagatatttttaattttctttgaaCAATTAGAAGTTGATTATGTCTTGTTTAACGATCCTCCTGCTGATATTGTTGCTGATAATTCTAATTTTGCTAATATTGTTGTTGCTGATGATGCTACTAAGAAGAAATTTGAAAAGGATAATAAAGCAGTGAGAGGGCATCTGCTTAATCATATGACTAGCCCTCTCTTTGATTTGTTTATAAATTATAAATCTGCTAAAGTTACATGGGACAGTTTGGAGAAGAAATATGGTGCTGATGACGCGGGGAAAAATAAGTATGTCGTTGGAAAGTGGATCAAGTTTCAAATGGTTGAGGATAAGCCAATCATGGAACAAGTTCACGAGTATGAGATCTTGATTGCTGATGTTTTGAACGAGGGCATGGAGATGTGTGAGATTCTTCAGGCTAATGTTGTGCTTGAAAAGTTTCCACCTTCCTGGAATGATTACAGGAATCAActgaaacataaaaagaaaaaacttAACTCTTCAAGAGCTGATCAGTCACATGAGGACTAA